In Anopheles bellator chromosome 2, idAnoBellAS_SP24_06.2, whole genome shotgun sequence, the genomic stretch TGGACGGATGACACATTCCGACGTGCTAATGGCGCAAAATAGAAACCAAAATTGCTTCACCGTGGCTACATTTTCGCTACCAGGCACCAATCGACAGGGTGCAGATTGGAGTGTACGCTATCTACTGTATATATCGCCGTtcggaaaattgggaaattttTTTGTAGACATAAAAGATTCAACACTTTTCGGATTTTCTAGTTTGGATATGCTTGCTTGTTTTTATAGAAACAACGCTTGAATGCTTTCTCAAATCGTTTAGTTGAAAAAATGGGAAGCTGTTTGTCATACTAGAAAACTTTTTTATTAATAGCTAAATATGCCAGACAAAATTTCAAGCACCGTCTGCGATGACAGTAACATTACTGGCGTCGTCAGCGGTGGCAGGGTTATCAGTATTGACAGTGGTTTTAGCATTTGATGTAGTAGGCTTAGTAGCACTAACAGTAGCAACGTTTGTGCTGGGAGTAGTGCCAGTATTCTTAGTAGGGCCAACAGTAGTATCAGCCTTGTGTCCGTTGGGAGAACTCGATGGAGCACTAGTGGTGGAATTTGATGATCCTGGGTCGCTCATAGTCATTTTGATACAGTTGTTGCACATCACATTCAGCGTACAGGGTACATTGATACAATCAATTTTAATAGTTGCATTTTTGTTGTGAACTTGCACCATCTGTGTCGAGTCGTTTTCCTCCGAAtcatcgaagaaaaacgataaaagaTCATCCTTAGAAGGGAAGTAACGAGTATTATGAAATATTCTTTAATAGTTTACAGGAACATAGAATCACTTTTCGTTAAACTTACCAAAATGTCGTCAAATGCAACCACTTTCTGTACGGTAACTAGTGACAGCATCAATACAAGTACTGCAGCTCTGATAGGTTGCGCCATTTCGAACAAAAGACTTCACTATCAGCGACGAACTCGATTGTTGCAGAAAGatgcagcaaacaaaactAGCACGGAACTGATTTGGTTCTCACAAAGCGTTGCCTTATATCGCCTTACGGTTGCAGCACGCCTGAGCCGCAGTAGGTCATTAAAATACTATCACGCGTTCGCACGGAAACCTATCCGGAAAGTGTCAAAGTGCCTCCTCTCCGGTGGTGTGCGCGCATAAAGAAGGGTACAAGGTTAAGTAGACAATCGTCAATGAAAGCGAAACGTGCCGGCAACAAAACTGTTCCGAGCTTTGTTTTTACAAGCACTTCGGATTAGACTTTCCGGGCAACAAGgttcgagttttttttaaacattgctGCAACCAATATCTATAAGTCATTCTATTTGCTGCAAGAGTGCCGGAGACCTGACCTGACATATTGGTTCTGCGTCCATAAAACGGTTAATGACAACAAGTTGACATGTTTGGCGCCGTGCAGTTGGTATTAGGAGCATCACCGGCTAGTACACAACTGCATAAACACCCAGGAAGGTTGATCAAGTTAATGGGGATGAATTATGCAAAGCGAGAATCGGCTGCCTATGAACGCCTCATGGTAAAGCGTTTGGAATAAGTTCGATGCAAATTATGTAGCTTAACCGGATTCAATAGCCGCTTCGTGCGGTCGGACCAGCAGTGTGaagaaatatgcaaatgagcaCAGTCACAGGCGCTGGCGCATTAATTAGTagcaatgatttttttttacttatttCAAAATACAATTTCCAGATTTATGATAAAGCCACTGTAACattcaataaacaaaatgtGACGCATTTTGCAAGAaaacgataagaaaaatattttgcaaagTGTGAAACAAAGTGTGAGCAGACTTGTTGTTTGCACCTTTCAGAAGAGCatctacagcagcagcattattATGATGGCGAGCGATAGATGGAGAGAAAGATAACGAACGCCGATTGGgatataatttaattactgtACCGTATGAAGATTATGCTGACTTAATTGATCAAATTACGTTAATCGTTATCATTTGGCAGTCCAAGTTGACGGCTATCTATGCCTTATATTAAAAGTATATCAAGTATTCTTGGACAAATTTTTAGTATTTTTTATGACATCCTCgtaaatttcaaatatttgccgtCAATTATTCATAACTTTTCAAGCATGAGTGTTTCACAAAACCAAATATCTCTTGTCTAGTATATTATCTTATTTCAGCATTTCCAATGGATCGTTCCGGCCGGTTCCATCCGGAGTTGTGAATCAGCTTGCAAAGGGCATCATTTACATTATAGCTTTATTAAATGCACATTGCATGCCTTCGCCTTCCCACCAAACATCCATCTCGGCAGAGCGTCGTTTTCAATTTCGAGTTCCATGACGTTAGACGTATCGGGAACCGTTGCGGTCACTGCCAACTATAGCATGTTTTTGCCGTCCTTCAATGAAGTGATGAAACGGGCCGCGAAAGTCGTATCAAGAATAGGTTATACAAGTTAAACAAGAATAGGTTAAACTCGTGTCAAGAATAGGTCAAGAGGTCTGTTAAAGACTAGTGCATAAAATCGCTTGGTTGTGCATTTAATGTTCAGTTTTATGTCACCGTAAACAGTTGTAAGAAAACGCAATTGAGCACGGTTCGCCCTGCGCAGGATACACTTGGCCGTGAGACTAGTGTGATCCTCGAACCATTCGACACACGCATTTGGCCTTACGAAACAGGCGCTGAATGGTAGCTTATTTTAGCCGTTAAAATAGGCACTATTAGATCAGCCACCGCGGCTACGAACATGTGTTTGCGAATCGGTAGGGAGCGAGCAGACGGTGGAGATCTATGCAGCTGCAACTTCCAGCGGCAGAAATCATACCAGCAATGCACATACTGCTTTTTCAATATATTGCTATAAAAGCACAGCACAACATGAAACATCCCTTCGCTAGCCCGTTGTTCAACGCACCGAGcaattgaaaataaagaaaatgacTAATCAAAAACCGAGCATGGAAAGGGACAAGTGTTACGAATCACACAACATTCACAAAAGGCGGATAGCATACCAAGATGGAAGTTGCCGAGAACTCGGAAGAATTTCTTTAAATACAATGTATGACGGTACATTCAGAACAAGAAAGAATAAGCCATCAAGAATAATGATTTGGGCTGGTTTCGATAAATGAATTTGGCCTTAAGTGCCATTCCAACAGCGTGATTGTGTATCTTCGCAATTACAGCCCAGTCGTAACTTGGCGCTGTCCGGCATTCTACTGCAGTTTTCAGGGACGCATGTGGGAAAGACTTGCATTCTAACCGTTGCTTGAACGTGttcatgttttggtttttggagTATTTCCTTATGAGGAACACACGTCGGGAGTAAAATCGAAGCTGGAAAAGATGTCCAAAACGATGGCAGTTGATGTTAATGTTTTTATAGCCGTGAGAAACAATCACCTTGCATGGGAATTCTTGGCAAGGGCTTAGCATCGAACGATGGCCTTTCTTCAGTTCCCAGAGGAATGTAGCGACACGATCCGACGAATGCAAATCCAGTTTGGTCCACATCACATGGAAATCCTCAATCTTTATTGTTCATTATTGTGGTAAACATTTTTCGCACGAGCCCTCGTTTCATAAGTTTTACCCGTGTATCCAGGGATCCCGCTAACATTACCGATTcctcaattcaatcaatttatcgcatttAAATTTAGATTCTTTTACTTCATCTCTTTCTTGTATCCTCGTtcttgttgtgttttgttaattCCGTTCTAATGTTCGTAGATGTgattttcttcattcttcatgtaaacataaataaaatgtttctcGTTCGAGAATTCCAGTCTCATAAAGAATGATTTCgatcgcttcttcttcgcagCATTCCAATGAACATAGGTGTATTAGCATTTTTGCCCCGCTTTCTCCTGTTTTGAATGCCACCGTGTACTTGCCAAAAGTATGCTAAACCCTAGTGTACATACATTTACGTGCTCATATATATTTGTTGTTCTTTTAAATGTTATTTTGTCCTCTGTTTAATGTTATTCTGACATTTTACTAAAACCCTTTCTTTACTAAAACCTTTTTCTGAAATTTCGAACCGAAAtgttgaacgaacgaacagaTCGAGCAAACAGACGAACTATAACTATCATCTCCATCACTGTTGACTGCCGCTGTTAATATTAATAGGCCATTCGTGTATCCGCCATGCCACATTTGCTTTGAAAAACAATCGTTTGCCTACAATAAACCACAGCAAAAGTGAGGATAAGCCGGCCAATGTAACCCTCCGGGCCGAGTAATCGCAGCGCACACAAAAACTGGTTGCAATCGTCTAAGGGCGTTTATAGCCTCTGTCCCATTGAAAACTATCAACAAAAGCAACACCTTAACGCAAAACgttccaacaaaaaaaaccaatgcaaaggacgatcgatcgacgagaGATGATCAATGACCGTCACGGTAACAACTTACTCTGTCGCCGCCGGTGTTTATctcaaacaaaaccaaagtcCTCGGCGAACCTGTGTTTCAGGACAATGTTATGGATCCGGCCTTAAGTTACCACTCGGCGGACCGCTGCCACCGACGGCATGGCCACTGGTCATCGGTATTGGGTGGTTCAAGTCATGATGATCTGTGCTGCTGACAGTGCTGTTAAGCATGCTGGACAGTACATTCCCACCACTCATCTGAGCTCCAAGGCCTGCCGAATTCGGAGCAACCAGAGCCGAAAGGTTACGGATTTCCGACAAACCCTCGCTGGAGGCCAAAGAAATCGATAGCGGTGAGGTATGGTCTAGCGAACCGACAGCATCTGCGATTAAAATAAGGCCATTGTATTCGATTAGTTAGATTGATTCGGTTAATTTCTTTAAgtaataatatttttgtatTGCGAAAGGAATCAGCGTACCTGTTCGATCGGAATCCGGTGATTTCGCCGCACAGTTGTTCTCCCGTAGTTCCTCAATGCTGTCCTCCATTCGAATAATGATTGCTTTTTGTGATTCGTACTTATTCTCCAATGCCTACAAGTCAAGGAAATCGGCGTGTTGACGCgatcaaaacgaaacaactaTTTATATACTAGTACAGTACCTTAAACTTTTCCTGGTATTCTTCTTTGACTGTTTTAAGCGTGCGCTTCTGGTGGGTGATCGTTTCTTCACGCTTTATAAGCTGTTGCTCCAATTCTGCTTGTCGCTCTTTGGCTGTGTCGAGCAGTGCCGACTTTTGCTGCAACGCAAACTTCAGTTCTGCAATAACGGAACAGGTGAACAGTAAGGCGcaattttaaatgaaactcGCATGTTGTTTTACCTTTCCACTCTTCGTGGTAGTTTGTTTTCATAAGCGCTATTTCCGCTTCCCGGGCACGTAATCGATCCAACTCGGATAGCTTTTCTTTAGTTCGGAGCTGCACCTCACCCATCATAATGAGCTCCGATTGCAGCCGTGTTAGCTCATCACGATACTGCTGCCCAAGGTCGGCTTTCCCGAGTGCCTGTCGCAATTCGCTCTGCAAATCGAACAGGTCGCCCTGCACCTGCTCGAGATGGGCGCCAACGCCACGCCGCTGTCGCGTTTCGTCATCTATCGCAACTTGCAGAGCTTCAATCTTCAGCGTCAGTTCCTTGCCGCGTTCCTGCTCCACGTATAGTGCCTCCTTCCAGCGCACGCACTCACGCGACGTTTCCTGCAGCTCGACGTTCGTCTTTCGCCGGACCGTACTGAGCTCTGCGTTCAATGAAGCGATTTCCTTCGTTAACCGGGCTACCTGATCTTTCAGGGCTTCGTTATTTTGCTCGAGAGCACGGATTTTGCGGCTCTTGCCTAGCAGTCGTCGATTGCGCTCGGCATGTATTTCGCGACGATGCCGCTCGTACTGCAGCTGCAGATGAAGCAATCGAATGTGATCCTGATAGTAAGATTCAGGCAAACGACCCCCGGCTGCGGCACTCTCGGTTAGTGTGGCACGCTTTTTGGCACACATTTCAATGTACTGATCGAGCAGCACGTAAGGGTCCGTTCGACCGCCGTATCGCTGCGTTTGCTGatcgttctgctgctgggacGCGTTGTTCTTAAAGCGCAACTCTTCCTGCAGTATACCGTAGAATATCTGTTCGTACGGTTGCGGCCAACTAATCACCGTCTGTGTTGCTGTGGAAGTCCTTTCTTGTGTGCTGCTTGCACCGTACGGAGTTATTTCCTGGCGATCCGTAGCCCGGGCAGCAAGGCGTGAGACCCCTACCGATGTTGACCCCTGAAACTGTGAAGCTGTTTGGTGACGAAGCGACGGGGgcggatggtgatgatggtaaAGATTGGTCGGCGTAACGGGCACCAGATTAGACCGGAGCTGCTGAAAGAGATGCTGATTGCGTGCCAATTGTTCCTCGTTGGATCGTTGCTCTTGCTTCCTGTGAAAATGAGTCGCCGCCGAAATGGCTTCCTCCTCCGAAGGGCTACTGTCGGCATTGCTACCGTCCGTCGAGGAGCTTGCTATTCctgcaccaccgccgccattcgCTTCGGCATTTGACTGATCACGACCGCTGACAAGGGTTGATTGGCGCTGCTTGGCGATCAAACCTAGCAGTAACTTTGGTTCCACCTTTAGTGTGTAATGTTTCAGGTCTGGCAGCGAGTGGCGTCGCTGGCCCTGTTCATATacaccatgatgatgatggtgattatGGTAAttatgctgctggtgttggtgcagATGGATGTGATGGTGGCACTGATGGTGGTAGTGATTAAGTTGTTGGGGTTGCTGCGGCTGGCAGACCTGAACCGGAACCTGGTGCTGGAACCCGTTATCACCATCGCCAACAAACGCGCTACACGGCGAAGTTGATGTCACTGCAACTAGCTGTGTGGCCATGGTGGAACCGTTCCGCATAAAATTGCCACTAGCGTCGGCGGGAGAGGTCCCGGTGCTGTAGTAAGGGTCCGAGTCAACCAAGCAGTGACTGTGCAGACGCCGACGCGTATAGTTGATGACCGACTGGGAGTTCTTAAAATGCAATCCTCCAGCTGAACAAGGAGAACCTTCGCCCTGGTCATGATCGTCATCTCCGCACAAATCGCGTATTGGTA encodes the following:
- the LOC131210861 gene encoding uncharacterized protein LOC131210861 — translated: MAQPIRAAVLVLMLSLVTVQKVVAFDDILDDLLSFFFDDSEENDSTQMVQVHNKNATIKIDCINVPCTLNVMCNNCIKMTMSDPGSSNSTTSAPSSSPNGHKADTTVGPTKNTGTTPSTNVATVSATKPTTSNAKTTVNTDNPATADDASNVTVIADGA
- the LOC131208367 gene encoding hamartin, giving the protein MDVGKLFDDLESNNPERVDEVKRKFQEIFTSTKESWLAYNMMEYFGQTSSVRIVDILVKVQQPHDKYIFDKLSEWIRSGGTKVLGLTLFGHIIQKRPLWLYKVGNHQLVKDVLKLSKLEKDITSLINAVLCIIDLLPVIPLAMGSFVQDLFDVFNYLATWKQNEAQLPEYQLIHLQFGLYELFTRLYGMYPCNFVAFLKQEYASGGRQAVFQHTIKPLLDTVKIHPRLVLSDRDSETSQQRWKNMEPHDVVNECSRMSLETQDPQPLDSQSQLMASGNSECPCYMTPIKPYEYTAGGALEFPWKANVNFFDTLSLDQQLWTITAQNSFWSPNNNLMQPTPPPTSTVPHTPIPTPNYTIPQHPAPLPPAADGASPPEAAVEATPETTPMKDLKVAPSRAYPTTVKPLTARAIWTPSQPASPVKKDPAGQSHFNYDFPLTVVTSKKLLRVLNDRNQSILQLSNTNTTATVATTATTTATSTTSNSVPSSPLPIDQPPQLQQLAATPHINRNESPMVPIVGAGGPRTNDLSQEDQEVNDINAPHMHHSQSLPVGTAVPIRDLCGDDDHDQGEGSPCSAGGLHFKNSQSVINYTRRRLHSHCLVDSDPYYSTGTSPADASGNFMRNGSTMATQLVAVTSTSPCSAFVGDGDNGFQHQVPVQVCQPQQPQQLNHYHHQCHHHIHLHQHQQHNYHNHHHHHGVYEQGQRRHSLPDLKHYTLKVEPKLLLGLIAKQRQSTLVSGRDQSNAEANGGGGAGIASSSTDGSNADSSPSEEEAISAATHFHRKQEQRSNEEQLARNQHLFQQLRSNLVPVTPTNLYHHHHPPPSLRHQTASQFQGSTSVGVSRLAARATDRQEITPYGASSTQERTSTATQTVISWPQPYEQIFYGILQEELRFKNNASQQQNDQQTQRYGGRTDPYVLLDQYIEMCAKKRATLTESAAAGGRLPESYYQDHIRLLHLQLQYERHRREIHAERNRRLLGKSRKIRALEQNNEALKDQVARLTKEIASLNAELSTVRRKTNVELQETSRECVRWKEALYVEQERGKELTLKIEALQVAIDDETRQRRGVGAHLEQVQGDLFDLQSELRQALGKADLGQQYRDELTRLQSELIMMGEVQLRTKEKLSELDRLRAREAEIALMKTNYHEEWKELKFALQQKSALLDTAKERQAELEQQLIKREETITHQKRTLKTVKEEYQEKFKALENKYESQKAIIIRMEDSIEELRENNCAAKSPDSDRTDAVGSLDHTSPLSISLASSEGLSEIRNLSALVAPNSAGLGAQMSGGNVLSSMLNSTVSSTDHHDLNHPIPMTSGHAVGGSGPPSGNLRPDP